From Erigeron canadensis isolate Cc75 chromosome 8, C_canadensis_v1, whole genome shotgun sequence, one genomic window encodes:
- the LOC122610432 gene encoding GATA transcription factor 12-like, giving the protein MENADNTTTHDKSKTDHFVIEDLLDFPNDVEMVPHVDEEAPFVNEVVDTCYPDHKISGNVARRSTDTQFSNDLCVQYDDLAELEWLSNVVEESFSCEDLQKLQLLSGIKTRPTSAPNNQDFQPGALDHAHKQISKTDKSVPGKARTKRSRASPGDWTSRLHVVSPTSSTGPTTIISSESETDIASSSTGKKSVKTTLKKKDVEQNLSQKGDGRKCLHCATDRTPQWRSGPLGPKTLCNACGVRYKSGRLVPEYRPAASPTFVLAKHSNSHRKVLELRRQKEMQRAQQYQPQHEHYFHHQNVMFSAPNNDDNYLTPQHFGHDYRQRI; this is encoded by the exons aTGGAAAATGCTGATAATACCACCACTCATGATAAATCAAAAACAGACCATTTTGTTATCGAAGACCTTCTTGATTTTCCTAACGATGTCGAAATGGTACCTCATGTCGACGAGGAGGCTCCTTTTGTTAATGAAGTCGTTGACACTTGTTACCCCGACCATAAGATTTCTGGAAATGTCGCGCGACGTAGCACTGATACTCAATTCTCTAATGACCTTTGCGTCCAG TATGATGATTTAGCCGAGCTAGAATGGCTATCAAACGTTGTGGAAGAGTCCTTTTCTTGCGAGGATTTGCAAAAACTGCAACTGCTATCTGGAATCAAAACGCGACCTACCAGCGCACCAAACAACCAAGACTTCCAACCCGGGGCCTTGGATCACGCCCataaacaaatttcaaaaacaGACAAGTCTGTCCCAGGAAAGGCCCGAACCAAACGTTCAAGAGCTTCACCAGGTGATTGGACCTCTAGGCTCCACGTTGTTTCTCCAACATCATCAACAGGCCCCACAACGATAATATCCTCTGAATCAGAGACGGATATTGCCTCAAGCTCAACGGGTAAGAAAAGTGTGAAAACGACTCTAAAGAAAAAAGATGTTGAGCAGAACCTATCCCAAAAAGGGGATGGACGAAAATGTCTTCATTGCGCCACTGACAGAACTCCACAATGGCGTTCTGGACCATTAGGCCCAAAAACGCTATGCAATGCATGTGGAGTTCGTTACAAGTCCGGTCGGTTAGTACCAGAGTATCGTCCTGCTGCAAGCCCCACATTTGTCCTAGCCAaacactcgaattcacatcgtAAGGTGCTCGAGTTGAGAAGGCAAAAAGAGATGCAAAGGGCACAACAATACCAACCCCAACATGAACATTACTTCCATCATCAAAATGTGATGTTTAGTGCtcctaacaatgatgataattaCTTGACCCCCCAACACTTTGGTCACGATTATCGACAACGTATCTAG